CAAAATGAAACTCGATTCCATTCCGGATGCGGTGTTCAGCTTTCACAACCTAAGAAAACTGGATATGGGGCGCAACCGTATTTCCAAAATATCTCCAAGGATTTCCGAACTGACGCAGCTCACGGAACTGAACATGGAAAAGAACGAATTAACCGAACTGCCTGGTGAGATTGGAGCGCTGGCTCACCTGAAGGTTTTGAATGTCAACAGGAATAGCCTGGAAACATTGCCTGCTCAGATCGGTGACCTGACTGAACTGGAAGTCCTTGACTTATGGAGTAATGAGATATCAACGTTTCCGGAAGAGCTGGCGCAACTAAAGAATTTAAAGGTACTTGACCTTCGGGTCATCATTGTTTCGGATGAGGATCAGCAAACGCTTAAAGAAATGTTGCCCGATACCAAA
The genomic region above belongs to Flavobacteriales bacterium and contains:
- a CDS encoding leucine-rich repeat domain-containing protein, coding for MKRARDRRLITWLGFTLAWFVMMIPLRSQCQQTETDITSETTLFTSLEEALKTPDLVHNLALRKMKLDSIPDAVFSFHNLRKLDMGRNRISKISPRISELTQLTELNMEKNELTELPGEIGALAHLKVLNVNRNSLETLPAQIGDLTELEVLDLWSNEISTFPEELAQLKNLKVLDLRVIIVSDEDQQTLKEMLPDTKIHFSPNCNCKM